The following DNA comes from Peribacillus sp. FSL E2-0218.
GTCCAGGCCGAAGCCATTGAAGGTGAAGATCTGAAAATCTCATTCAGTGCCAAATTTGTCATGGACGCTTTAAAGGCATTGGAAGGAACCGATATAAAAATAAACTTCACTGGTGCGATGCGTCCTTTTGTCATCCGTCCGCTTCATGATGAATCGATGCTGCAATTGATTCTGCCAGTTAGAACTTATTAGGCAAAAATAATATTTCGATATAATTAAAGGCTTGTTTAACAAGCCTTTAATTTTTTTATATTCCAACATGGGGCGGCATTCGGTCTGTCGGTAGCTTAGAAACCTTATAAATGAGCGATGAAAAAGCTATACTTTGTCTTAATGGCTTTTTTTTAGTAAAATAAAGTATTAAAGACTACTTGGAAATGAGTGAGACTGGAAATGGATTCGATAAAAATAAGCACGGAATATATCACGCTTGGACAATTCTTGAAATTAGCCGATTTGATCCAGAGCGGCGGAATGGCAAAATGGTTCTTGAGCGAATATGAGGTTTTCATCAATGGCGAATTAGATGTGAGAAGAGGCAGGAAATTAAGATCAGGGGATAAAGTGGAGATTCCTGGATTTGGCACATTCACAATAACAAGCTAAAACATAAGGGAAGAGCGGAATATGTATATTGAAAATATAAGTTTGAGAAATTACCGCAACTATACCGAATTGAACCTGGCTTTTGAAAATAAAGTCAATGTAATCCTCGGCGAAAATGCCCAAGGAAAAACAAATGTCATGGAATCGATATTCGTTTTAGCGATGGCAAAATCCCATCGGACCTCAAATGATAAAGAACTTATTCGCTGGGATGAAGAGTATGCTAAAATAGAAGGCAGAGTTAGAAAGAGAAATACCTCAATACCACTTGAGCTGACCATTTCAAAAAAAGGGAAAAAGGCGA
Coding sequences within:
- the yaaA gene encoding S4 domain-containing protein YaaA; this encodes MDSIKISTEYITLGQFLKLADLIQSGGMAKWFLSEYEVFINGELDVRRGRKLRSGDKVEIPGFGTFTITS